A single genomic interval of Helianthus annuus cultivar XRQ/B chromosome 6, HanXRQr2.0-SUNRISE, whole genome shotgun sequence harbors:
- the LOC110864316 gene encoding SNARE-interacting protein KEULE codes for MSMSDSDTSSQGGSEYKNFRQITRDRLLYEMLRSAKRQDSKSNWKVLIMDKVTVKVMSCACKMADITDEGVSLVEDINKRRQPLPTMDAVYYIQPTKENVRILLSDMAGRTPLYRDAYVFFSSSVPKELVNYIKKEQSLKSRLRAMKEMNLEYFAIDSQCFITDNTMALEELYGNEEMTRKGDECLNMMANRIATVFVSLLEFPFVRYRAAKSLDPTTMTTIRDLIPTKLAAAVWNCLMKYKSLKNFNFPQTETCELLILDRSIDQIAPIIHEWTYDAMCHDLLNMDGNKYVHEVASKTGGLPEKKEVLLEDHDPVWLELRHSHIADASERLHDKMTSFVSKNKAAQMHGSRGGGELSTRDLQKMVQALPQYSEQIDKLSLHVDIAAKINSIIRESGLKEVGQLEQDLVFGDAGTKEVINFLRMKPDAPRESKLRLLMIYAATHPDKYDSDKLTKLMELARLPPDDMNAVYNMRFLEGSSDSKKSSIGGFSLKFDVVKKRHGLRKDRVGEESTWQLSRFYPMIEELIEKLSKNELPKNDYPCMNDPSPTFHGRSQSESTKMVDPPPVHSMRSRRAATWARPRDSDDGYSSDSVLRHASSDFKKMGRRIFVFIVGGATRSELRVCHKLTNKLKREVVLGSSSLDDPPQFITKLKLLTANELSLDDLEI; via the exons GTATTGATCATGGATAAAGTGACTGTCAAAGTTATGTCATGCGCATGCAAAATGGCAGACATCACAGATGAGGGAGTTTCAT TGGTGGAAGATATAAATAAAAGAAGACAGCCATTGCCCACTATGGATGCGGTGTACTACATCCAGCCAACAAAAGAGAA TGTCCGCATACTGCTCTCTGACATGGCTGGAAGAACACCTCTTTATAGAGA TGCCTACGTCTTCTTCAGCTCCTCTGTCCCAAAAGAATTGGTTAATTACATAAAAAAAGAGCAAAGTTTAAAATCTCGTTTACGTGCTATGAAAGAG ATGAACTTGGAGTATTTCGCCATTGATAGCCAGTGTTTTATAACTGATAACACAATGGCTTTGGAAGAACTGTATGGGAATGAGGAAATGACCCGTAAAGGAGACGAATGCTTAAACATGATGGCCAACCGTATAGCAACCGTTTTTGTTTCATTATTG GAGTTTCCGTTTGTACGTTACCGTGCTGCCAAATCTCTTGATCCCACCACAATGACCACAATACGTGATTTGATCCCTACGAAGCTCGCTGCAGCTGTTTGGAATTGTCTTATGAAGTATAAATCTCTGAAAAACTTCAACTTTCCTCAGACGGAAACATGCGAACTGCTCATTCTGGATAGATCAATAGACCAG ATTGCGCCGATCATTCACGAATGGACATACGACGCCATGTGCCATGATTTACTTAACATGGATGGAAATAAATACGTTCACGAG GTTGCAAGCAAAACAGGTGGCCTTCCTGAAAAGAAAGAGGTTCTTCTAGAAGATCATGATCCCGTATGGCTAGAGCTCCGTCATTCACATATAGCCGAT GCTAGTGAACGCTTGCATGACAAGATGACGAGCTTTGTGTCAAAAAATAAAGCTGCACAAATGCATGGTTCAAG AGGTGGTGGCGAGTTGTCTACTCGAGACTTGCAAAAGATGGTCCAAGCATTGCCACAATATAGTGAACAAATCGACAAATTATCCCTTCATGTTGAT ATTGCTGCAAAGATTAATAGCATTATAAGGGAGTCGGGGCTTAAAGAAGTGGGACAACTAGAACAAGACCTTGTATTTGGAGATGCGGGGACGAAAGAGGTCATCAATTTCCTTAGAATGAAACCG GACGCCCCTCGTGAAAGTAAATTGCGGTTATTAATGATCTATGCAGCAACTCATCCAGATAAATATGATAGCGACAAACTTACAAAGTTAATGGAG TTAGCAAGACTCCCCCCTGATGATATGAACGCTGTATATAACATGAGATTTTTGGAGGGATCATCAGATTCTAAAAAGAGTTCGATTGGTGGTTTTTCGTTAAAATTCGATGTTGTCAAG AAGCGGCACGGGTTGAGAAAAGACCGTGTTGGTGAAGAATCAACTTGGCAGTTGTCACGGTTTTATCCTATGATCGAGGAACTAATCGAAAAGCTTAGCAAAAACGAACTACCAAAAAACGATTACCCTTGTATGAATGATCCAAGTCCCACTTTTCACGGGAGATCACAGTCCGAGTCAACAAAAATGGTTGACCCTCCACCCGTTCATTCAATGAGATCCAGACGTGCAGCAACATGGGCCCGGCCTCGAGATTCCGACGACGGGTATTCAAG TGACTCCGTTTTGAGGCATGCATCCAGTGATTTTAAAAAAATGGGTCGAcgtatttttgtttttatcgttGGTGGAGCAACAAGATCAGAG CTGCGGGTTTGTCACAAGTTGACGAATAAACTGAAGAGAGAAGTTGTTTTAGGTTCTTCTAGTCTTGACGATCCTCCACAGTTCATCACG AAACTTAAGCTGCTGACTGCAAATGAACTCTCATTGGACGATCTTGAAATTTAG